In Lactococcus paracarnosus, a genomic segment contains:
- the hisS gene encoding histidine--tRNA ligase, translated as MKLQRPKGTNDILPGESEKWQFVEETMRQVFAAYHFSEIRTPIFEHYEVISRSVGDTTDIVTKEMYDFYDKGDRHITLRPEATAPVVRAYVENKKFAPEVQKPFKVYYTGPMFRYERPQAGRLREFHQIGVENFGSKNPATDVETIAMAKAFFDQLGVQNIKLVINSLGDSDTRKCYREALIGYLEQHLDNLSTDSKRRLHENPLRVLDSKEKADIEIVKDAPSILDFLSEASQTHLADVTAMLDSLGIVYQVDQNMVRGLDYYNDTIFEFMTDVKGKELTICGGGRYDSLVSYFGGPETPGFGFGLGVERLLMVLEAQGVTLPAAQTLDVYVVVLGVSANLAALKLVQSLRNQGYAVERDVLNRKIKQQFKSAEEFGAKTIITLGESEVDSGDITVKNNVTRSEVVTTLATVQDNFDAVFSELTVKDV; from the coding sequence ATGAAGTTACAGAGACCTAAAGGTACCAATGATATTTTACCTGGAGAAAGTGAAAAATGGCAGTTTGTAGAAGAGACGATGAGACAAGTCTTTGCAGCCTATCACTTTAGCGAGATTAGAACACCTATTTTTGAACATTATGAGGTCATTTCACGTTCTGTTGGTGATACAACAGATATCGTAACTAAAGAAATGTACGATTTTTATGACAAGGGTGACCGTCATATCACGCTCCGTCCTGAAGCGACGGCGCCTGTTGTTCGCGCTTATGTCGAAAATAAAAAATTTGCACCAGAGGTTCAAAAGCCATTTAAAGTTTACTATACTGGTCCAATGTTCCGTTATGAACGACCTCAAGCAGGTCGCTTACGTGAATTTCATCAGATCGGTGTTGAAAATTTTGGCTCAAAAAATCCAGCGACAGACGTTGAGACAATTGCCATGGCTAAAGCATTTTTTGATCAGTTGGGCGTGCAAAATATCAAATTGGTGATTAATTCACTAGGAGATAGTGATACGCGCAAGTGCTATCGGGAGGCTTTGATTGGGTATTTAGAGCAGCATTTAGATAATCTCTCCACAGACTCAAAACGTCGCTTACATGAGAATCCTTTACGGGTATTAGATTCTAAAGAAAAAGCAGATATCGAAATTGTTAAGGATGCACCGTCGATCTTAGATTTCTTGTCTGAGGCTAGTCAAACCCATTTGGCTGACGTGACCGCGATGTTAGATAGTCTTGGTATTGTTTATCAGGTCGACCAAAACATGGTGCGTGGTTTAGATTATTATAACGACACGATTTTTGAATTCATGACAGATGTTAAAGGCAAGGAACTGACAATTTGTGGTGGTGGCCGTTATGACTCACTTGTCAGTTATTTTGGAGGCCCTGAGACGCCAGGATTTGGATTCGGCCTTGGTGTGGAGCGTCTCCTTATGGTATTAGAGGCGCAAGGTGTTACCTTACCTGCGGCGCAAACTTTAGACGTATATGTGGTTGTTTTAGGTGTAAGTGCTAATCTCGCTGCACTCAAATTAGTTCAGTCATTACGCAATCAAGGCTATGCTGTAGAACGTGATGTCTTGAACCGCAAGATCAAACAACAGTTTAAATCAGCAGAAGAATTTGGTGCGAAAACGATCATCACATTAGGTGAGTCAGAAGTTGACTCAGGTGATATCACTGTCAAAAATAATGTGACACGTTCAGAAGTTGTGACAACATTAGCTACTGTTCAAGATAATTTTGATGCTGTCTTTTCAGAATTGACGGTAAAAGATGTCTGA
- a CDS encoding YitT family protein, translated as MVKETRFHPINFIMIALGTAIYAFGFVNFNMANHLAEGGVSGLTLIGHALFNINPAYSQIILNIPLFVLGVKIFGKRGMIYTIHGTVCLSVFIWLFQRVTFSIDISHDMLIAALLAGIFAGIGGGLVFRFGGTTGGGDIIGRYVEQKKGIAIGQTLFMLDILVLTLSLSYIDIQHMMYTVIASFVFSQVVAVVQNGGYTVRGMLIISDHHEIIASKIMAEVDRGATYLKAEGVYSGQDKKVIYVVLSPTQVLAVKAILSEIDPDAFVSIINVHEVIGSGFTYE; from the coding sequence ATGGTAAAAGAAACTAGGTTTCATCCAATAAATTTCATAATGATTGCTTTAGGTACAGCGATTTATGCCTTTGGCTTTGTTAATTTTAATATGGCTAACCATCTGGCAGAAGGTGGGGTCAGTGGTCTGACTTTGATTGGTCATGCGCTATTTAATATCAATCCGGCCTATTCACAAATTATACTTAATATACCCTTGTTTGTATTAGGCGTTAAGATATTTGGTAAGCGAGGGATGATCTATACCATTCATGGGACTGTGTGTTTATCAGTCTTCATCTGGTTATTTCAGAGGGTTACCTTTTCGATTGATATCAGCCATGATATGCTGATTGCGGCCTTACTGGCAGGGATTTTTGCAGGAATTGGTGGTGGACTGGTATTTCGTTTTGGTGGAACGACGGGTGGTGGCGACATCATCGGCCGTTATGTTGAACAGAAAAAAGGGATTGCCATAGGTCAAACCTTATTTATGCTTGATATTTTGGTTTTGACTTTATCTTTGAGCTATATCGATATTCAGCATATGATGTATACGGTCATTGCAAGCTTTGTCTTTAGTCAAGTGGTTGCGGTTGTCCAAAATGGTGGCTATACTGTCCGTGGTATGCTGATTATTAGTGATCATCATGAGATCATCGCTAGTAAAATTATGGCAGAAGTTGACCGGGGTGCGACGTATCTTAAAGCAGAAGGAGTCTATTCAGGTCAAGATAAAAAAGTGATCTATGTTGTGCTAAGTCCAACGCAAGTACTTGCTGTCAAAGCTATCTTATCAGAGATTGATCCAGATGCTTTTGTTTCGATTATCAATGTACATGAGGTAATTGGCAGTGGATTTACTTATGAATGA
- the aspS gene encoding aspartate--tRNA ligase — translation MKRTLYAGAVRSEHIGQTVTLKGWVSRRRDLGGLIFIDLRDREGIMQLVVNPELVSKDVLVIAEGLRSEFVIEVTGAVNARTQANDKLATGQVELEVTSLSILNAAKTTPFEIKDGLEASDETRMRYRYLDLRRPEMLTNFKLRHQVTKSIRHYLDDLDFIDVETPMLTKSTPEGARDYLVPSRISEGHFYALPQSPQITKQLLMNAGFDRYYQIVKCFRDEDLRGDRQPEFTQVDLETSFLDEHEIQDMTEGLIAKVMKATKDIDVTLPFPRLSYDDAMNQYGSDKPDTRFDMHLVDITDTAKQADFKVFTEAPVVKAIVAKNVADRYSRKDIDKLTEFAKQFGAKGLAWVKFVDNAFSGPIAKFLPEISDALSQNLSLTDNDLVLFVADELDIANATLGALRSRIAKDQALIDDTKFNFLWVIDWPMFEWSEEEARYTSAHHPFTLPTQESAHELEGDLSKVRAVAYDIVLNGYELGGGSLRINQKALQERMLKALGFSQEAANEQFGFLLEAMDYGFPPHGGLALGLDRFVMLLAGKENIREVIAFPKNNKATDPMTQAPSLVSSQQLSELNLKIGK, via the coding sequence ATGAAACGTACATTATATGCGGGCGCAGTCCGCTCAGAACATATCGGTCAAACCGTTACACTTAAAGGTTGGGTATCTCGTCGTCGAGATTTGGGTGGATTGATATTCATTGACTTGCGCGACCGTGAAGGCATCATGCAGTTGGTCGTGAATCCTGAGCTGGTTTCAAAAGACGTGTTGGTAATAGCAGAAGGATTACGCAGTGAGTTTGTAATCGAAGTGACGGGTGCTGTTAATGCTAGAACACAGGCTAATGATAAATTAGCAACTGGTCAAGTTGAACTGGAAGTAACTAGCCTGTCAATTTTAAACGCTGCGAAAACAACACCGTTTGAAATAAAAGATGGGTTGGAAGCAAGTGATGAGACACGGATGCGTTATCGCTACCTTGACTTAAGACGTCCTGAGATGTTAACCAACTTCAAGTTACGTCATCAGGTGACAAAATCAATTCGCCATTATCTAGATGACCTTGACTTTATCGATGTTGAGACACCGATGCTTACAAAATCAACCCCCGAGGGTGCGCGTGATTACTTGGTACCTAGTCGTATTTCAGAAGGCCATTTTTATGCCTTGCCACAGTCGCCACAAATCACTAAGCAATTGCTGATGAATGCTGGTTTTGACAGATACTACCAAATCGTTAAATGTTTCCGAGATGAGGATTTGCGTGGAGACCGTCAGCCTGAGTTTACACAAGTCGATTTAGAGACATCTTTCTTAGATGAACATGAGATTCAAGACATGACTGAAGGCTTGATCGCAAAAGTTATGAAAGCAACAAAGGATATAGACGTCACCTTACCATTTCCAAGGTTGTCTTACGATGATGCCATGAACCAATATGGATCAGATAAACCAGATACGCGATTTGATATGCATCTAGTAGATATCACAGATACCGCTAAACAAGCTGATTTCAAAGTATTCACAGAAGCACCAGTCGTTAAAGCTATCGTTGCAAAAAATGTAGCTGATCGCTATTCTCGAAAAGATATTGATAAGCTTACAGAATTTGCCAAACAATTTGGTGCTAAGGGGCTTGCATGGGTCAAGTTTGTTGACAACGCTTTTTCAGGACCGATTGCCAAATTCTTACCGGAAATTTCAGATGCCTTATCGCAAAACTTATCCTTAACAGATAATGATTTAGTACTTTTTGTCGCTGATGAACTAGATATAGCTAATGCCACATTAGGTGCTTTACGTAGTCGAATCGCAAAAGATCAGGCCTTAATCGATGACACTAAATTCAATTTTCTTTGGGTGATTGATTGGCCGATGTTTGAATGGAGCGAAGAAGAGGCACGCTATACCAGTGCCCATCATCCATTTACCCTGCCAACACAAGAAAGTGCGCATGAGCTTGAAGGAGACTTATCAAAAGTCCGTGCTGTCGCCTATGATATCGTCTTAAATGGTTATGAACTAGGTGGTGGTAGCTTGCGGATCAATCAAAAAGCACTTCAAGAGCGCATGCTCAAGGCACTTGGCTTTAGTCAAGAAGCAGCAAATGAACAGTTTGGCTTTTTACTAGAAGCAATGGACTATGGTTTTCCACCACATGGAGGTCTCGCACTTGGTCTTGACCGATTTGTCATGTTATTAGCTGGCAAGGAAAACATCCGAGAAGTGATTGCATTCCCTAAAAACAATAAGGCAACTGATCCGATGACACAAGCACCTAGTCTCGTTTCGTCTCAGCAACTTTCTGAACTTAACCTAAAAATTGGAAAATAA
- the yfmH gene encoding EF-P 5-aminopentanol modification-associated protein YfmH, with the protein MEIKSYPQVGEVLYKEVLWNGLTVYYLPKPDFNKTYGLFTTNFGSLDTTFVPRGQTDMKTFPEGIAHFLEHKLFEKEDGDAMNFFSSLGASSNAFTSFTRTSYLFSTRENIAPNVALLMDFVQDPYFTQASVEKEQGIITQEIQMYQDDADFRLFFGLLQNLYPDSALASDIAGTPQSIREISAEDLYDNYRTFYHPANMTLFLTGPFDVSNLSVLVHQNQADKKFDAISEIQRAPFVSGKQKRSNEITFDVTIPKLALGFRGYNTLPSDDMVRFEYKLAIQVMLTMILGNTSSQYEKLYNQGQIDDSFGFDFEVTPHYQFASMTADTLNPTKLAKILRETLKSYKIGSDFNLAQLNIIKKEMLGDYYKAINSLEFIANQFSSNLFEGVTFFDFPTILSDLTLEKIEYHADNFTAEMVSTDFIMQPKA; encoded by the coding sequence TTGGAGATTAAAAGTTATCCACAAGTTGGCGAAGTACTTTATAAAGAGGTACTATGGAATGGTCTCACGGTTTATTACTTACCCAAACCTGACTTTAATAAAACTTATGGGCTGTTCACCACAAATTTTGGTAGTTTAGATACGACCTTTGTACCACGTGGACAGACGGATATGAAGACCTTCCCTGAGGGCATTGCCCATTTTTTAGAGCATAAGTTGTTTGAAAAAGAGGATGGTGACGCCATGAACTTTTTTAGTAGCTTAGGAGCAAGCTCAAATGCATTTACAAGCTTTACGCGGACGTCTTATCTCTTTTCTACGAGAGAAAATATTGCCCCAAATGTAGCCTTGTTGATGGATTTTGTACAGGATCCTTATTTTACACAGGCATCAGTGGAAAAAGAGCAAGGCATCATCACACAGGAAATTCAGATGTACCAGGATGATGCTGATTTTCGCTTGTTTTTTGGCCTCTTGCAAAATCTCTATCCTGATTCTGCCTTAGCCTCAGATATTGCTGGAACACCGCAAAGTATTAGAGAAATTTCTGCGGAAGATCTTTATGACAACTACCGTACGTTTTATCACCCGGCTAACATGACGCTTTTTTTAACAGGTCCTTTTGATGTCTCAAATCTATCAGTCTTAGTCCATCAAAATCAAGCTGACAAAAAATTTGATGCAATCTCAGAAATACAACGGGCACCATTTGTATCAGGAAAGCAAAAACGATCAAATGAGATCACCTTTGATGTTACCATTCCTAAACTTGCCTTAGGGTTTAGAGGGTATAACACCCTACCATCAGATGATATGGTACGCTTTGAATACAAGCTTGCTATCCAAGTCATGCTGACGATGATATTGGGTAACACGAGTAGTCAATATGAAAAGTTATATAATCAAGGGCAAATCGATGATTCTTTTGGTTTCGACTTTGAGGTCACACCGCATTATCAGTTTGCAAGTATGACTGCTGATACATTAAATCCAACAAAACTTGCTAAAATTTTGCGTGAAACACTAAAAAGTTATAAAATAGGTAGTGATTTCAATTTGGCACAGTTAAATATTATTAAAAAAGAGATGTTAGGAGATTATTATAAAGCAATAAATTCCTTAGAATTTATTGCTAATCAGTTTTCATCCAACCTTTTTGAAGGCGTTACCTTTTTTGACTTTCCAACGATTTTGTCAGACTTAACGCTAGAAAAAATTGAATATCATGCAGATAATTTTACAGCAGAGATGGTCTCAACTGATTTTATTATGCAGCCTAAAGCATAA
- a CDS encoding YitT family protein, with protein sequence MINVLKNLSLEKLMQKFSASVVYAILSAIALNLFFQPGHVYSSGITGLAQIFTTLSVRIIGQNLPVSITLYLLNLPLLILAWFKIGRQFTLYTVLTVTLSSVFIHIIPQYTLATDPIINAVFGGAVMGSGIGYALRSGISSGGTDILSLYIRKKTGRQVGNISLIFNGIIVLVAGVLFGWQYMFYSLLTIFVSSRVTDAIYTKQRKMQATIVTKNPEAVTQALHEVLHRGVTVVHSAEGGYSHVNMTLLITIITQAEYQEFKHIMKIVDPAAFVSIAENVKVLGRFVEDET encoded by the coding sequence ATGATTAACGTGTTAAAAAATTTATCTCTCGAAAAGTTGATGCAAAAATTTTCAGCATCCGTCGTTTATGCCATTTTATCAGCTATCGCTTTGAATTTGTTTTTTCAACCAGGACATGTCTACTCGAGTGGTATCACAGGTTTAGCACAAATATTTACAACCTTATCAGTTAGAATTATTGGGCAAAATCTACCTGTATCAATCACCTTGTATTTACTCAACCTTCCCTTGCTAATCTTAGCTTGGTTCAAAATCGGTAGACAGTTTACGCTTTATACGGTGTTGACTGTTACATTAAGCTCAGTTTTCATCCACATTATTCCACAGTACACTCTGGCAACAGATCCAATCATTAATGCGGTCTTCGGTGGTGCTGTTATGGGTTCTGGAATTGGCTATGCCTTGAGAAGTGGTATTTCAAGTGGTGGTACAGATATTTTGAGTCTGTATATCCGCAAAAAAACAGGTCGTCAAGTTGGTAATATCAGCTTAATTTTTAATGGGATTATTGTCTTGGTAGCAGGTGTGCTATTTGGTTGGCAATATATGTTCTACTCACTATTAACGATATTCGTATCTAGTCGAGTAACAGATGCAATTTATACCAAGCAAAGAAAAATGCAAGCGACGATTGTGACGAAAAATCCTGAGGCAGTCACGCAAGCCCTTCATGAGGTGCTGCATCGTGGCGTTACAGTTGTTCATTCTGCAGAAGGTGGCTATTCTCATGTTAATATGACCTTGTTAATCACGATCATTACACAGGCAGAATATCAAGAGTTTAAGCACATTATGAAAATAGTAGATCCTGCTGCGTTTGTGTCAATTGCTGAAAATGTTAAGGTGCTAGGACGTTTTGTTGAAGATGAAACTTAA
- a CDS encoding helix-turn-helix domain-containing protein: MAQKTVGQVLRAKRAKLDMTLNEAEKLTEIQKTYIVALEQDNYDALPGDFYIKAYIKQYAERLDLDADKIISAYETGDLIEVREPRDFSENYRFVKPSERLEEERVTSTKKWQYYLPITILGSVAALIVISIAAVVFLNKPQDNNIADSLYRFSVASKSSSTSVVPVEETPTPESSSKAVAAPQAEVKVDGAGQSLVATTKNIISPVKVSLSVTAGTSVWVGMTNSDLPEGQVTLRDATPVTTTLTGNETVLTLGRTRGLTVKIGDTPIDLSAMASADSPSTLTIKIE, encoded by the coding sequence TTGGCACAAAAAACAGTTGGTCAAGTGCTACGTGCAAAGCGTGCAAAACTTGACATGACGCTTAATGAGGCGGAAAAATTAACGGAAATTCAAAAGACTTACATCGTGGCATTGGAACAAGATAATTATGATGCACTTCCAGGAGACTTCTACATCAAGGCATACATTAAGCAATATGCCGAGCGACTAGACTTGGATGCTGATAAAATAATCAGTGCTTACGAAACAGGGGACTTAATTGAAGTTCGAGAACCAAGGGATTTCTCAGAAAATTATCGGTTTGTCAAACCTTCAGAGAGGCTGGAAGAGGAACGGGTTACTAGCACAAAAAAATGGCAATATTATCTGCCCATTACTATTTTAGGAAGTGTTGCTGCATTAATCGTTATCAGTATTGCAGCAGTGGTATTCCTAAATAAACCGCAAGATAATAATATTGCCGATAGCTTATATCGTTTTTCAGTAGCCTCTAAATCGTCAAGTACATCTGTTGTGCCAGTAGAAGAAACGCCGACACCTGAAAGTTCATCAAAAGCTGTAGCAGCACCTCAAGCAGAAGTTAAGGTAGACGGAGCAGGTCAATCGCTTGTTGCAACAACTAAAAATATTATTTCCCCAGTTAAGGTAAGTCTGAGTGTAACAGCAGGGACATCTGTTTGGGTTGGTATGACAAATTCTGATTTACCTGAGGGACAAGTGACTTTGCGTGATGCTACACCGGTTACCACAACTTTAACCGGTAATGAAACAGTATTAACACTAGGTAGGACAAGAGGCTTGACAGTCAAGATTGGTGATACACCGATTGATTTGTCAGCCATGGCATCTGCTGATAGCCCAAGCACATTAACGATCAAAATAGAATAG
- the pgsA gene encoding CDP-diacylglycerol--glycerol-3-phosphate 3-phosphatidyltransferase has product MKFTKENLPNNLTIARIFAIPVFLLIIVLGGHSQTWQIVAAVLFAVASATDWLDGYLARKWHIVSNFGKFADPLADKMLVMAAFIMLVPLDLAPAWVIAVIVCRELAVTGLRLLLVEQGGVVMAAALPGKIKTFTQMLSIIFLLLGLNLIGTIFLYICLVATIYSGYDYFAKNMSVFKDAD; this is encoded by the coding sequence ATGAAATTTACGAAAGAGAACTTACCCAATAACCTGACGATCGCACGCATATTTGCCATACCGGTGTTTCTGCTGATCATCGTTTTAGGTGGCCATTCGCAAACGTGGCAAATTGTTGCTGCTGTTTTATTCGCAGTAGCTTCAGCTACCGACTGGTTAGATGGTTACTTGGCGCGTAAGTGGCATATAGTATCCAATTTTGGCAAGTTTGCAGATCCTTTAGCAGATAAAATGCTAGTGATGGCTGCCTTTATTATGCTTGTACCGCTAGATTTAGCACCTGCGTGGGTAATTGCAGTTATTGTCTGTCGTGAATTAGCGGTGACAGGTTTGCGCTTACTCTTGGTTGAACAAGGTGGTGTGGTGATGGCAGCGGCATTACCTGGTAAAATCAAAACATTTACACAAATGTTATCAATCATTTTCTTGCTCCTCGGACTAAATTTGATAGGAACGATTTTCTTATACATTTGTCTGGTGGCAACCATCTATTCAGGATACGATTATTTTGCGAAAAATATGAGCGTTTTCAAGGATGCAGATTGA